Genomic segment of Paenibacillus sp. FSL R5-0623:
TTCCTGATAACTTGAGAAGCGCGCAATCACAGAAGCAGGGAGGGGAGAAGACGTGAAGCCGGCAGATATCGTGCCACCAAGTCGGGGTGCAACCGGACTTCACTCGTCTGGTCTGGGCGCTCGGCTCGGAGATGCGGGACGTTATCTGTGGCGATACCGGATACTATATCTGCTCTCCTTACCGGGTATCCTGTATTTTTTCCTCTTCAAATATGTACCTTTATTCGGTTCAGTGATTGCCTTTCAGAACTACAACATTTTTAAAGGTATCACCGGAAGTGATTGGGTAGGTCTGGAGCATTTCCAGAAGATGTTCAGCCATTATGATTTTTTAAGAATTCTCAATAACACACTTTTGCTTGGATTATATGATCTGGTGATTGCATTCCCGGTGCCAATTGTGCTGGCGATTCTGCTGAATGAAGTGCGGATGATTATGTTCAAGCGTATGCTGCAAACGATTGTATACATGCCTCACTTTCTGTCATGGGTTGTCATTAGCGGAATATTCATGGGTATTTTCTCAATGGATGCCGGTGTGGTTAACAAGGCACTCGAATTTCTGGGGATGCAGCCGGTCTACTTTCTTGGAGAAGACTCGTACATTCGCTTCATTCTGATCGGTTCGGGGATCTGGCGCGACTCCGGCTACGGCACGATTATTTTCCTGGCTGCCATTGCGGGCATCAATCCCGATCTGTATGAGGCGGCAGAGGTGGATGGAGCCGGACGTTTGAAGCAAATATGGTCTATTACTCTGCCATCCTTGCTGCCCACGATTATGATTCTGTTGCTGCTGCACATCGGGAAGTTCCTTGATCTGGGTTTTGAGCGTGTGTTTGTATTCCTGAATCCGCTTAATCTGGAATCTGGCGAGATTCTCGATACGTACATCTACAAAGCCGGACTTCTCTCACAGCAATACAGCTATACAACAGCCATCGGATTGTTCAAGTCGGTCGTGGGTTTAATGCTTATTCTACTCGGTAACTTCTTTAGCAAAAAAACAACCGGCGAAAGCCTGTATTAGGAGGCGAGATGGATGCGTACCCCCAGTGTCCGTTACCGTATATTTCGCATTGGAAATCTCGTTTTTCTTACGCTGCTCTCGTTGACGATGATTCTGCCTTTCATTAATGTACTGGCCCAGTCACTTAGCAGCTCGGAAGCGATCATGGGCGGAAAGGTTAGCTTCTGGCCTGTAGCTTTTACCTGGATCAATTACGAATATGTATTCGGCGATGCTGCCTTCTGGCGGGCCTTTGCGGTATCGGTTGGGGTAACGTTAGTGGGTACGCTAATCAATCTCGCCGCAACGGCATCACTCGCGTATCCCGTGTCCCGTCCAGAGTACAAGGGGCGCTCTCTTGTTGTCATGTTTGTCCTGGTGACCGTCGTATTCTCGGCGCCGCTCATTCCGAACTTTATCCTGATGAAGGAGTTGCATCTGGTCAACAATCCACTGGTGCTGATTGTGCCAGGAGCGATTAACGCCTTTAACTTTTTCGTCATGCGTTCGTTCTTCTCACAGCTACCGGGTGAACTGATCGATGCCGCCCGCATCGATGGCTGTGGGGAGTTTGGCATCATCTGGCGTATCGTTATTCCATTGTCCAAACCGGCCATGGCATCACTCGGCATTTTCTATGCGGTGGGCCACTGGAATGCGTATTCCACCGCGCTTTATTATCTGAACGATCCAGCCTGGTGGCCGATCCAGGTCACACTCAAGAAGCTGTTTGAGAGTGACGATATTTCCGTCGATCCGGGTTCTGCCGTCTATAGCACCCTTGCACATACATCGCCGGAAGGTATCAAAATGGCGACCATCATCATCGCCACCTTGCCAATCATTATCATTTACCCTTTCCTGCAAAAGCATTTTGTAAAAGGAATCATGGTCGGCTCCGTCAAATCTTAACTACAAGCAGCATACAGATCTGACGGAAACGGGGGAATGGCGATGTTCAGAATCTTGATTACGGACGATGAACCGATGATTCGGATGGGTCTGGCGAAGATGATCAAGCAAGCGGGGCTGTTCGACTGTGAGATACGACAGGCAGCGCATGGGGAAGAGGCCCTTCAGGTGGTAGAGACCTTTCGGCCACACATCCTGTTTACGGATATCCGCATGCCAACGATGGATGGTATTGAGTTGTGCCGACGTTTATCCGAGCAAGGCAGTACGATGCGCATTATTGTAGTCTCCGGTTATTCAGACTTTGAATATGCAAGAGCCTGTATGGATTATGGGGTAAAACGATATCTGCTCAAGCCAGTGGGACGACAGGAGCTTCATGAACTGCTGCTCAAATTGCTGGCATCCGAAGAGGATAAACCTACGGTATCCCTTGTACCCGTGAGGGAGCTGAATGATTGGGCCATGCGTCTGGAAGAGGCTATATGGGAGTTAAGGCAATCCGATGTGACGGAGCTGCTCGCAGCATGGTCGAATCGTTATCCGGCATATGCCCTGATGCCTGAGCAGACAGCGGAGCTTTTTCAGGAATTGTTGGAATTGATTGTGGCCCGCATGAATGCACGGGGAAACGGATCGATGAGTACGTCCAGTAAGATGATTGTAAGCGCTTCCTCTGAGGAATGCTTCGAGGCTCTGGGCAACGAAATCCAGACGTTGATGAATAGAATCAAGGAAAAGCGCAGTGGCAAGCGCAAGCATCCAGTGGAAGAAGCAAAAGCCTATCTGGAGAAGCACTTGCGCCGTGAAGTTTCACTGGACGAGATTGCTGCCAAGCTTGGACTGAACCCGTCCTACTTCAGCCAACTGTTTAAACAGACGACCGGTCAGACCTTTATCCAATACCGAATACGCAGCAAAATGGAACTGGCCAAACGCATGCTGGAACAGCCGGGCAACCGCATTACGGATATATCCTACGAAGTGGGGTATGCGGATCATCCCCATTTTACCAAGACATTCAAGAAAATTACCGGACTGACCCCGTCCGAATATCGCAGTAAGTTGGGCATTGAATGATGAAGCGCAGCCTGTCGATCCGCCTGTTCTTTCATTTTGCCATCGTAATTACGTTGTCCCTGTCTGCCATTGGCTTGTTTACCTATACCTATGCCTCGACTGAGATGAACGATCAGCTGGCGGACAACATTGCCCAAACGATGCGTAATACGGCGTACCAGACCGATCTGTATTTGCAAAATTATGATCGCGCAACCTACTCCATCCTCTCAAATGGAAGTGTGAAGCACTTCCTCGATATGAGTTCGGAGGATAGTTATGCCTATTACGAGTATAGCCGTCAGATTAAAAGGAACGTGTTCCCGCCTGTTTTTATGTTATATCCACAGATCAAGTTTCTGTATGTTATCGGGGAGAACGGGAGGGTTGTCCTCGATGACAACCAGAATTCAGCGGGCATACCCGATATCGATGCTGCACAGCAGTATAAGGAGTTGCTTGCTGTAACCCCTGCGAATGGCGAATCGACTTTGCTTACCCGCAGTATTCGCAGTGGACAGAATGCAAACGTCATTACGATTGCGCGCCGGATCAGGGGCGTATCCTCCTATACACCAAACGGAGTGCTGGCGATGGAAGTGAATGTGCTGGAACTTGACAACATCTGGGGAGAACTCGATCTCGGTCAAGGGGGCTATCAGTATGTGATGGATCAGAACGGAAATGTTATCTACACTCCTGGGGACGAAGAGGCGCAGACCGTGATGTCGTCCAGCACCGTGAACAGGCTTATGCACATGGAGGCAGGGTCTCTGGAACAGAACACGGATGGCACCAAACGGCTGTTTATATCGGAGCTGTCTGCCTATTCGGGCTGGCGCTTTGTCGCTTCCGTGCCGCTGTCGGAGCTTCAAAGGCCGATTGCAACGATCCGCTCAGCCACATTATGGGTTGGTGCAGGGACCTTGCTCGCTGCGCTTGTTGTGGCCTACCGGATCGGAGCATCTCAAGTGGAACCCATTCGGGTGCTGATGAACGGAATGAGACAGACGGAGAAGGGAATCTGGAACAAGGTGGAGATGAAGGAAAGGCGCGATGAGATCGGAGTGCTGATCCGCAGCTATAATCTGATGGTCAGCCGTTTGTCGGACATGATTGAGAGTGTATATGAGTCGGAGTTGCGCCGCCAGAAGTCGGAAATTGAGCTACAGCAGGAAGCGTTGGAACGACACCGTGCGGAATTTCAGGCGCTCCAGTTGCAGATCAATCCGCATTTTCTCTACAACACATTGGAGACAATCAAATGTTATGCCGTCGTACAGGATTCCGAAGAAATTACGCAGATGGTGGAATCGATGGCTCATATGCTCCGTTATTCCATTCAGACCAATCTGGAGGAGATTACGGTTGCCAATGAGCTGAAGCATGTGCTGGCCTACCTTTCCATCATGAACCATCGTATGGATCGGGAGCTTGAAGTTGAGGTCATCATTGCACCGGATCTATTGTTGGAAAAAATGGTTCGTCTCACCCTCCAGCCCCTGGTGGAAAATGTGCTGCAACATGCATTTCCACGGGGCATGGAACCGGGTCATTTTATCCGCATCGATGCTCGGCGTCTGGAAGATCGATTTCTTGTCATCGTCCAGGATAATGGCATGGGCATGAGCAATATACGTCTGGAGAAGCTGCGTCGCCGTCTGGAATTGAACCGTCTGGCAGGTGAAGACACCGATGATGTTTATCATCGCGGGGGGATCGGACTTATGAATGTACATCGCCGGATTCAGCTTGTATTTGGAGAAACGTACGGCTTGATGATGGAGAGTGAGGAAGGCTTGGGAACGACCATTACGATGGCGCTTCCGGCGGACCAGCACAGCAAGCGAATTTAATTCAAACCAATAACAAGGAGGAAGTTAGAGCATGAATATCAATTTACAGAACAAAATCGCATTGGTAACAGGTTCCAGTGGAGGAATTGGTGCTGCTATTGCAGGAGCGTTGGCTCGTTGCGGGGCGAAGGTCGCTGTGAATGGTCTGCATAATATGGAGCGGGCGGAGGAAGTCGTGACTGCCATCCGGGATGCTGGTGGTGAAGCGGCGGCATTTCAGGCAGATGTGACGGATACGGATGCGATCAGAGCGATGGTTGAAGAGATTACACCCCGTTTCGGCGGTTCAATTGACCTGTTGGTTAACAACGCGGGACATCTGGTGGAGCGAAGCCCCATTGAAACGATGAGTGAGGAGCTGTACAGCCGGATTATGGATGTCAATCTGAAGAGCACCGTCTTTGTCTCCAAAGCAGTCATTCCTGGCATGAAGGCGGCTGGTGGCGGACGAATTATCAATCTGACCTCCGTAGCGGCCCATAATGGGGGCGGGCCGGGTGCAGCGATTTACGCAGCATCCAAGGCGGCTGTCATGGCGTTAACCAAAGGGCTTGCCAAAGAGCTTGCCTCTGGCGGGATTACGGTGAATGCGCTCTCCCCCGGCTTCATCGGACAAACGGCGTTCCATGCTACGTTCACCTCAGCAGAAGGTCGGTCTTCTGCGGTAAACAGCATCCCACTTGGACGGGAAGGAACTCCCGATGATGTCGCAGGAGCGGCGTTGTACCTGTGTTCCGACCTGGGTTCTTTTATAACCGGAGAGACGCTTGAAATCAATGGCGGCATGTATATGCGTTGATGTTACAACATTGCGATAAGGAGGGGACAAAACGATGGAAGTGAAGCGAAAACTTGCAGAAAAGTCCTTGTACCAACCCATCAGCGGGCCGTTCCATGTGGACTATGCGCCTGACGAGCATACCGTTCTGGCAGAGAATCCGCCAAGGTTTACCTGGATGGCGGCACAGCAGGAGGATGAGAATGCCTATCTGCTGCAAGTGTCGGCGAGCCCTTCTTTTCAGGAAGAAGAGACGATGACCTTTGCGCCGATTCCGTATAACTTTTTCACGCCAGGCCGGGTGTTTAAACCTGGGGATTATTATTGGCGATATGCGCTGCTTGTAGATCACCCAGTGCAGCAGCAAGGGAGCGAATACGAAGCGCATGTCTCACAGGGGAAGCAAGGGAGTGAAGCCGAAGCGCATGTCTCACAGGGGAAGCAAGGGAGTGAAGCCGAAGGGCATGCCTCGCAAGGGAAGCAAGGAGAAATGTCGGCTTGGAGTGAGGTGCGGCGGTTCACTGTGCCAGTGGGATTACCCGAGACACCGCTACCTTCTCGGGCGCAGCGATACGATTCCACAGACATGTCTCACCCCCGGCTGTGGCTTGGTGAGCGTGGGCTGAATGCACTTGCCGATGGTGTTGCGTCCGATTCCACGTATTGCGGCTGGGATGCGTTTATGGCAAATTCCGTGGAACCGTGGGCAAATCGTGAGCCCATTCGTGAACCGCAGCCTTACCCGGAGAACAAACGTGTCGCCGTACTCTGGAGGCAAATGTACATTGACTGTCAGGAAGTGTTATATGCGATTCGTCATCTGAGTATCGCTGGGCGGGTGCTGCGAGACGAACGGCTACTTGATGCGGCGAAAACCTGGCTGTTGCATGTGGCGGCCTGGGATACGGCGGGAACGACCTCCCGCGATTATAATGACGAGGCGGCCTTTCGGGTTGCCGCTGCGCTTGCTTGGGGTTATGACTGGTTGCATGATGAGTTGAACAGTGAAGAGCAGGAAGTGGTCAGGCGCAGTTTGCTTCGGCGGACAGAACAGGTAGCCCAGCATGTGATGGTCCGCTCGAAGATTCATCATGTGCCCTATGACAGCCATGCGGTGCGTTCATTGTCCTCCGTGCTTGTGCCCTGCTGTATGTCCTTGTTGCATGAGGAGCAGCAGGCTGCACAGTGGCTGGATTATGCAATCGATTATTATGCCTGTCTGTACTCCCCTTGGGGAGGAAGTGATGGAGGCTGGGCTGAAGGTCCAATGTATTGGACAACAGGCATGGCCTATGTGACCGAAGCGATGAATTTGCTGCGAAACTATGCGGGCATCGACTTTTTCCGTCGGCCATTTTTCCAGCGTACCGGGGATTTTCCTTTCTACGTCTATCCGCCTGATGCACGGCGCGCCAGCTTTGGGGACCAGTCTACGCTGGGTGACCCGGTAAACTTGAAAACAGGTTATCTTGTGCGCCAACTGGCGGGGGTTACAGGCAACCGCTGGTACCAGTGGTACTTTGAGCGTGTACGCCAATCCGATCCGAGGACAGAGGGAGCTTTTTATAACTACGGTTGGTGGGACTTTAACTTTGACGATCTGGTATACCGCCACGATTATCCCCAGGTGGAGGAAGAGTCGCCTGTGAACATCGAGCCGCTGAAGTGGTTCCGTGATGTGGGGTGGGTAGCCATGCATCATCGGATGGATGATCCGGATGAGCATATCATGCTGCTTCTCAAGTCAAGCCGTTATGGCTCGATCAGCCACAGTCATGCGGATCAGAACAGCTTTACTCTGCATGCATTCGGTGAGCCGCTCGCGGCGGATACAGGCTATTATATCGCGCACGGAAGTTCCTTTCACCGGGAATGGCGCAGGCAGACACGCTCCAAAAACAATCTGCTGATTGGCGGAGCAGGGCAGTATGCCGAGAACAACAAGGTGCTGAATATGGCCGCAACCGGACAGATCGAAGAGGCCTATTGGCGGGATGGTGATGGTTATGTACGCGCGGTAGCGACTGATGCCTATGCCAGCACCGTACCCCATGTGAAGCGTGTTGTACGGGAGATTCATTATCTGCAATCATCCTATTTCGTCATGGTGGACCACATTGACCTGGAGAAACCGGACAGCATTCAATGGCTGTTCCATGCGCTGCACCCGCTACAGTTGAAAGGGCAGAGCTTCCGCCTGAACGGTACTAAGGCGGGGCTTGAGGGGACATTTGTCTATGCTTCCTCCGGTGAGCTGGCGCTTAGCCAGACGGATCAATTTGCAGAGGTGGACCCGGCAGAGTACGAAGGGCTGGACCGACATTATCATCTGAGTGCGGAAACGCGGCCTGCCACAAGTCATACAATTGTAACGCTGCTTGTACCATATAAGATCGAGGAGCCGAAGTATGTCCCTTATTTCATCGATGACCAGGATCACGGCATCCATCTCTATTTTACCGACAACGGTGTAACAAAGAAGATCGAGGTATCCAAGACGTACTAGTAAGTGATGACCTAAAGAAAACGCAATCTCATCTAAAACATCCCCATTGTTGCAGGCGGTGGGGATGTTTTATCATCTTAATGAAAGCGCTTCACTGACAAGTGATACCTAAACCTAAATCAGGATGAAAAGAGGGGTAGCATGAAAAAGTGGATGGTCACAGGCATGGCGCTATTGCTGGCGGCAACCGTCATGGCAGGATGCAGCACTGGAAGCGGGGCGAAATCTGGTGAGAATGGGGGAGACGGCAAGACGAGCTTCTCCATGTCACTACGAACGCTGGCGTATACGTATGTGGAGAAGTCACCCGACATCAACCAGGATAAATGGGTGAAAAAGCTGGAGGATCTGACCAATACCGATCTCAAAATTGTCCTGGTGCCTCATAAGGAATATGAGCAGAAAATGGTCCAAATGTTTGCCACCAATGATATTCCTGATGTGGTGCAGGGTGACGGCGGCGTCAACGGCAAGGAGATGGCCGGCTCAGTCGAAGCTGGGGTATTCCAGCCGCTGGATGAGCTGTTGCAGCAGTATGGGCAAGATTTGCTGAAAGCTGTGCCGAAGGAAGCCTGGGACCAGGTCACCCATGACGGCCAAATCTATGCCATCCCCGAATATCTATCCAATCCATCCCGCCGGGCAACCTGGATTCGTAAGGATCTGCTGGATCAAACCGGATTGCCGGTGCCTACCACGGTGGAGGAGACAATGGAAGTGCTGCGCGCCTTTAAAAAGCTTGGCGTGGAGAATCCATATATGGGGCGTGAAGATTTCAAATATGCAGATACCTTCTTTGGTGCCTATGATGTGCAACAGTTCCTCTCCATGATGGAGCAGCAGGGCGACCAGATTGTACCCAAGTTCATGGATAACGAGAATATGCAGCAAGCCCTGACGGTTTATAAGACAATGTACGAAGAAGGGCTGATTAACAAAGAGTTTGCGACCATCAATTCGACGGTATTCAAAAATACGATTCTCTCCGGTAAGGCGGGTATGTGGTCCATGAACGCCAACGAACTGATTCAATGGGAGAAGCAGATTAAAGCGTCGGTTCCCGATGCCAAAATCGAAATTATCCCTTCCCCTGTTGGCCCGGACGGTAAAGGTGGTTACTATCTGTACGGTCCGGTGACGCGTGCTTACTTTATTAATAAGGATGCGGCTGATCCGGCTTCCATTATCCGTTTCTTCAACTGGATGGTGTCTGACGAAGCGGAGAAGTTCTTCACGTACGGCACGGAAGGAGAGACCTATACAGAGGATAATGGTGTGATTGCATATACAGCTCCGACAGACTCTGCTGGCGTGGACGAGGAGCGTTACCGTCAATCCTTCTTATGGTTTGTACAGGACACAACATACAACAAAGGCTCCCTATCCCTGACTGAAGAAGGCAGAAAGTTGATGAATATCTATGATACGGTTTTAGCCAAAGAAGGTCGGGATGGCATCAACTTTGATCCGCGGTTGGAGGCTTTTGTACAGAATCCGGAGATTGCTCCCAATTCGGATACACCCCCTCAGGTATTGCTTACTCACATGATCAAGATGGTTTATGGTAAGGAGCCGATCTCCGATTGGCCGAAGGTAGTTGAGGAATGGAAATCCAAAGGTGGCGATCAGGCCATTGAGGAAGCCACTCAGAAATTCAAGGACGGGGAAGGCATATCTTTGCCGCGTCGCTAGAATTGTGCGGTATAAGCAATGATTACCATGAACAATAGGATGTCCTGCTCACCGTGCGGAAGAAACAAGTCAACAAGAAGCAGCAGCTCTGGAGAACGGACAGATCGCAAAGGTATAACGTCAGAAGATTGGACTACCGTGCGGAGGGGATACAAGTGAATAAATTGTTCAAAACGTGGAAAAAGCGCGTTGTCCTTGTTGCCATGTCTATGATTCTCATTAACGGCACCATCGTTCCCGTGCATGAAGTTCGGGCGATGGAAGATGCTGTTCCTAGCTCTATTCTCAACCCTACACAGGAAGAAAGAGAAAATCTCTCGGAACCGGAGGGCCCGGAGTTGGAGATATACGCGGAAAACTTTGATGACCCGGACAATTTTGGCTCTACAGGTGGAATTGCATTGAGAGCTCCCTGGCTCCAGGAAGGGGGAGGAGGAAGCAAGGCCAAGACGTCATTTTCCACAACTGCTCCCTCGCTGCCCAATATGATCAAGATGGACGGAACCGATGCGCTTGCACTGCCTCTAAACTTGACTGGGTACGGAAATATTCGGCTGAGCTACTACACGCGTGCTTCCTCCTATATAAGTGGAAGTGTGATTATTGAATGGTCGAAGGATGGTGGTACATCCTGGGCAATGCTGGAGACATTTGAACTTCCCCCGGGCACCCCGGACCTGAAGAACAAGGAAGGCAATACGCTAAAAAGCTGGACGCTGGGTTCGGAAGCGAACAATAACAGCAAGGTTAAAATTCGATTTCGGACAGGAGACGCCATGCAGGCCAACATGTATATCGACAATGTTGCCATTTACGGTCAAGCCATTCCCGGCATAACGCCTGCCCCATCCCCAGTGCCGCCTGGAGAAGGGGATACTGAATTTACGCCACCCCAAGGAGTGACTTTATACGAGGATGTGGAGATCGGCATGGCTGGTGGGCGGGCGATGTATTCGTCCATTGCCGTTCCCGAGACAGCGGCAGCTGAACCGATGCCAGTCATGGTTTATATCCATGGAGGTGGATGGAATCACGGGGACCGGAAGCAGGCACTGAACTCCATATGCAACTATGTACTCAAACGCGGTTACATCGGTGTGTCTCTGGACTACCGACTGACGCCTGAGGCACCTTTCCCTGCCCAGATTCAGGATGTGAAGCTTGCTATTCGATACCTGCGAGCTCATGCGGCGCAGTACAATCTGGACCCAAGCCGTATTGGTGTCTGGGGATCATCGGCGGGCGGACATCTGGCTGCATTGCTCGGTACAACAGGGGACATGGTCGCTGGTGACACTGTAGAGCTCGATACAGGGGTGACGGTAGATGTACCTGATCTGGAAGGTTCCGGCGGATGGCCTGAGTATTCCGACAAAGTGCAGGCGGTCGCCGACTGGTATGGACCCGCTGATTTTACGACGACATTTGCCAATAACTATAGCTCGGTCACGGCTCTGCTTGGCGGGCACCGTGCATTCGATGTACCGGAACAGGCCAGACTTGCCATGCCGGGCACCTATGCTTCACCGGATGATCCACCATTCTGGATTCGGCACGGTGATGCTGACGCCACCATTCCTTATACCGACAGTGTTACTTTTGCGGGACAGCTTCAATCTGCGGGTGTACCGATTGTGGATATGAAAGTCGTACCTGGCCAGGGCCATGGATTTACAGGGACGGCTTCCGAGACTGCGAACGCAGAGGCATGGGCCTTCCTGGATGAACATGTGAAGAACCGGATCGTTGCGGAGCCCATAATTTTCAAAAGCAATCCTCAAGACACTTCGCCTGGAGATGAACAAGTGGATGAAGAAAAACCGTTGATTGAAAAGGTCATCGCCAGTAAGCTGCCAAGCGACGATGCGGCGATTGACAGCAGCAAGCCTGACCTGAATTTCAATCAGTCTACAGGTTCCAGCACTGGATTACTAAGCATCTCTTCCACTTCAACGACCCAAAAATATGTGTACTTCAAATTTGATATGTCCGGAAATGAGCCGGAAGGAGATCGGTATCGATTGCGGATTGCGGCCAAGAAAGGCACATCAAATGTTGATACCAAGTTGTCTCTGTACGGTTTGAATGAAACAGACTGGAGCGAATCTTCGTTAACCTGGTCGAATGCTCCGGTCCAAAGTCTGAGCGAAGGTTCGCTGCTGGACACAGTCCAGGTTACGGCAGATCGGAATGGAAGCCCGGCCGTCTATGAAGTGGATGTAACCGATGTTGTGAAGAGTCGTCCAGATGCGGGGCAGGTTGCATTTTTGCTTGCGGATGCGGAATCAACGGGTGTTTCCGTGAACGTATACACCAAGGAAGCGAACGGAACGAGTAATCCGCGTCCACAGTTATCTGTCATTGCTTTGATTGAAGAGGGCAGTGATGACACGCAGTCACCCGAATGGGAGCAGGGAGCCGAGCTGGAGATTCGCAACTGGGGAACGGATTTTGCGGAACTGAGATGGCCTGCTGCCAGTGACGATACGGCTGTATCTGCCTACCGGATTTATCGGGATGGAGTTCTGCTGAGCGAACAAGGTAAGCAGTCATTCCGGGACAGTGGACTTGCAGCGGAAACACCATATACATTTCAAGTGAGGGCGATTGACGAAGCGGGCAACATCAGCAGTGCTTTATCAACCGAAATGACAACCCTTGGCGTTCCAGTATCGTCTCTGCCTGTGGCTTCTGTCACGGCAAGTGGTAGCGACGGCAACCTGGCGGCCAATACCCTCGACAATAACAGCTATACACGCTGGTCTGTTGCAGGAGAGGGGCAATGGATCACGTATGATCTGGGTCAGGTTCAGCAAGTGGGCTATGTTGGGATTGGTTTTTACAAAGGGGATGTCCGAAAGACATCTTTTGAGATGGAATCGTCTGTTGACGGTGAGCAGTGGACCCAGATATTTAACGGCGAAAGCAGTGGGGATACAACCGAAATGCAGGCATTTGATATCCCAGACACTTCTGTACGTTATGTACGGATCACCGGGCATGGCAATTCCGATGCAAGTATTTACACAAGTCTGACCGATGTGCATCTGTATGCCCCTTTTGCAAGGGGAGGGACACCTGTGGCTCTGATTCCATACGTCGTGCCACAACCACCTGAAGGGACGATGCCCTTTATCGCTCCAGGTCTGACGGAAACAGACGGCACACCACATGCTGTCCATGCTCCACATGCCGTGACCGGACGTACAATTGATGTACGGGATTATGGAGCAGATCCTGCCAACAACACGAGTGATGACCGACCAGCAATACAGGCCGCCATTGATGAGGCTAACGTGGGTGATGAAGTGTTTTTACCCAATGGAGTGTACAATTTGTTATCCGGGCCGGATGGAGCCACCAACCTGATGCTCAAATCCGGGGTGAATCTGAGAGGGGAGAGCCGTGAAGGAACCGTGCTCCAGACATCGCTGGATCAGGTGACGGGCAGTACCGTTCTGAAGGCATCAGCACAGCACAGCATTCTCGTATCCAACATGACCCTAACTTCATCCTGGTCCGGCAGCTACACGACTGATCATCAATCCAATAATCCCTCCTCAGGGGGACCGGATAGTCTGATTCACATCGCCAATTATGGCGAGGTACCATCATATGACATTACGATTGACGGCGTAATTGTGGAAAAGTTCAAACGAATGGCTATCCGAATTGAGCACAGCCGCGATGTTGTTGTGAAGCATGCAACCTTCC
This window contains:
- a CDS encoding extracellular solute-binding protein, which codes for MKKWMVTGMALLLAATVMAGCSTGSGAKSGENGGDGKTSFSMSLRTLAYTYVEKSPDINQDKWVKKLEDLTNTDLKIVLVPHKEYEQKMVQMFATNDIPDVVQGDGGVNGKEMAGSVEAGVFQPLDELLQQYGQDLLKAVPKEAWDQVTHDGQIYAIPEYLSNPSRRATWIRKDLLDQTGLPVPTTVEETMEVLRAFKKLGVENPYMGREDFKYADTFFGAYDVQQFLSMMEQQGDQIVPKFMDNENMQQALTVYKTMYEEGLINKEFATINSTVFKNTILSGKAGMWSMNANELIQWEKQIKASVPDAKIEIIPSPVGPDGKGGYYLYGPVTRAYFINKDAADPASIIRFFNWMVSDEAEKFFTYGTEGETYTEDNGVIAYTAPTDSAGVDEERYRQSFLWFVQDTTYNKGSLSLTEEGRKLMNIYDTVLAKEGRDGINFDPRLEAFVQNPEIAPNSDTPPQVLLTHMIKMVYGKEPISDWPKVVEEWKSKGGDQAIEEATQKFKDGEGISLPRR
- a CDS encoding DUF4962 domain-containing protein is translated as MEVKRKLAEKSLYQPISGPFHVDYAPDEHTVLAENPPRFTWMAAQQEDENAYLLQVSASPSFQEEETMTFAPIPYNFFTPGRVFKPGDYYWRYALLVDHPVQQQGSEYEAHVSQGKQGSEAEAHVSQGKQGSEAEGHASQGKQGEMSAWSEVRRFTVPVGLPETPLPSRAQRYDSTDMSHPRLWLGERGLNALADGVASDSTYCGWDAFMANSVEPWANREPIREPQPYPENKRVAVLWRQMYIDCQEVLYAIRHLSIAGRVLRDERLLDAAKTWLLHVAAWDTAGTTSRDYNDEAAFRVAAALAWGYDWLHDELNSEEQEVVRRSLLRRTEQVAQHVMVRSKIHHVPYDSHAVRSLSSVLVPCCMSLLHEEQQAAQWLDYAIDYYACLYSPWGGSDGGWAEGPMYWTTGMAYVTEAMNLLRNYAGIDFFRRPFFQRTGDFPFYVYPPDARRASFGDQSTLGDPVNLKTGYLVRQLAGVTGNRWYQWYFERVRQSDPRTEGAFYNYGWWDFNFDDLVYRHDYPQVEEESPVNIEPLKWFRDVGWVAMHHRMDDPDEHIMLLLKSSRYGSISHSHADQNSFTLHAFGEPLAADTGYYIAHGSSFHREWRRQTRSKNNLLIGGAGQYAENNKVLNMAATGQIEEAYWRDGDGYVRAVATDAYASTVPHVKRVVREIHYLQSSYFVMVDHIDLEKPDSIQWLFHALHPLQLKGQSFRLNGTKAGLEGTFVYASSGELALSQTDQFAEVDPAEYEGLDRHYHLSAETRPATSHTIVTLLVPYKIEEPKYVPYFIDDQDHGIHLYFTDNGVTKKIEVSKTY